The Gemmatimonadota bacterium genome window below encodes:
- a CDS encoding ATP-dependent DNA helicase RecQ, with protein sequence MPSAPPPSGPPSRRPIAAGADPDEILHRHFGYPGFRPGQRALVDAALSGRDALGILPTGGGKSVCYQVPALMLPGLTVVVCPLVSLMADQVRRARDAGMCAEALHAGLLPEERERVEAEIRAGALHLLLLAPERFQSERFRVLLPLLRPSLLTVDEAHCISMWGHDFRPSYRKLGEVRMALGAPVLALTATATPRVRADIERTLEMRSPVRIVGTFDRPNLHWVVRRAEPTRRGSRKSAGAGPKEREIHDLLLRFPGARLVYASTRGRVELIRASLARFGIRAEAYHAGLPPEERARVQSFFLTHSRPVVVATNAFGMGIDRPDVRLVIHDQLPGSLEDYYQEAGRAGRDGGPAVCLAFFARDDARVHRLFLDATHPPLTSLGEYRRLGSAEAIRERLTRRRSGREKLSGVARYARTRACRRSLLLGWFGEVREGGPCGGCDRCVGWPGVLEPALHAGGR encoded by the coding sequence ATGCCTTCCGCTCCGCCTCCCTCGGGGCCCCCGTCCCGCCGCCCGATCGCGGCCGGGGCCGATCCGGACGAGATCCTCCACCGCCACTTCGGGTATCCCGGCTTTCGCCCGGGGCAACGCGCGCTGGTGGACGCCGCCCTGTCCGGGCGCGACGCGCTCGGGATCCTCCCGACCGGGGGAGGGAAGAGCGTCTGTTACCAGGTGCCCGCGCTGATGCTCCCCGGGCTCACTGTGGTCGTCTGCCCCCTCGTCTCTCTGATGGCGGACCAGGTGCGCCGTGCGCGCGACGCCGGAATGTGCGCGGAAGCCCTCCATGCGGGACTCCTCCCGGAGGAGCGTGAGCGGGTCGAGGCGGAGATCCGCGCCGGGGCACTTCACCTCCTCCTTCTCGCTCCGGAGCGCTTCCAGAGCGAACGATTTCGCGTCCTCCTTCCTCTCCTGCGGCCCTCCCTCCTTACCGTTGACGAAGCGCACTGTATATCCATGTGGGGACATGATTTCCGTCCGTCATATCGCAAACTAGGTGAGGTACGGATGGCGCTCGGCGCGCCCGTACTCGCCCTCACCGCGACCGCCACGCCCCGGGTGCGCGCGGACATCGAGCGCACGCTCGAGATGAGATCGCCCGTGCGGATCGTCGGAACCTTTGACCGGCCGAATCTCCACTGGGTCGTGCGCCGCGCCGAGCCCACGCGGAGGGGTTCGCGAAAGAGTGCCGGAGCCGGGCCGAAGGAGCGGGAGATCCACGACCTCCTCCTCCGCTTTCCGGGCGCCCGCCTCGTGTACGCTTCCACCCGCGGACGTGTCGAGTTGATCCGTGCTTCGCTGGCGCGTTTCGGAATCCGCGCCGAAGCCTATCATGCCGGACTCCCTCCGGAGGAGCGGGCGCGGGTGCAATCCTTTTTTCTCACGCACTCGCGGCCGGTGGTCGTCGCGACCAATGCCTTCGGGATGGGAATCGATCGCCCCGACGTCCGCCTCGTGATCCACGACCAGCTCCCGGGGTCGCTCGAGGATTATTATCAGGAGGCTGGTCGCGCGGGGCGCGATGGGGGTCCCGCGGTCTGTCTCGCCTTTTTCGCTCGAGACGACGCGCGCGTCCATCGTCTTTTCCTCGACGCGACGCATCCTCCCCTCACTTCCCTCGGGGAGTACCGGCGCCTGGGAAGCGCGGAGGCCATTCGAGAACGACTCACCCGGCGGCGGAGCGGGCGCGAAAAACTCAGCGGCGTCGCCCGGTACGCGCGCACGCGGGCGTGCCGAAGATCCCTCCTTCTCGGCTGGTTCGGCGAGGTTCGGGAAGGGGGACCGTGCGGTGGGTGCGACCGGTGCGTAGGTTGGCCCGGCGTTCTCGAGCCCGCCCTCCACGCGGGAGGCAGGTGA